In bacterium, one genomic interval encodes:
- a CDS encoding type IV toxin-antitoxin system AbiEi family antitoxin domain-containing protein: MLRTSEITALGVYREQLRRLADSGRVLRVARGLYALPEHGRTDHHSLALAAKLVPHGVVCLLSALSFHGLTGGTPEQVWLAIDFKARKPKVDTPRLRVVRFSGEALSEGVEEHQVEGVPVRVYSPAKTVADCFKYRNKIGLEVAVEALKEGWMTGRISAEELNHYAVVCRMSRVRQPYIEMLTL, encoded by the coding sequence ATCCTCAGGACCAGTGAGATAACCGCACTGGGGGTGTACCGGGAGCAACTGAGAAGACTGGCGGACAGCGGCCGGGTGCTGAGGGTGGCCAGAGGGCTGTACGCCCTGCCGGAGCATGGGCGGACAGATCACCACTCACTGGCCCTGGCCGCCAAGCTCGTACCGCATGGGGTAGTCTGTCTGTTGTCAGCCCTGAGTTTCCACGGACTGACCGGCGGGACTCCGGAGCAGGTCTGGCTGGCTATTGATTTCAAAGCCCGGAAACCGAAGGTGGACACGCCCAGGTTAAGGGTAGTCAGATTCTCAGGTGAGGCCTTGTCCGAGGGTGTGGAGGAGCACCAGGTGGAGGGTGTCCCGGTGCGGGTGTATTCTCCGGCCAAGACAGTGGCCGACTGTTTCAAGTACCGGAACAAGATCGGCCTGGAAGTGGCGGTCGAGGCGTTGAAGGAAGGTTGGATGACCGGACGGATCAGTGCTGAAGAACTTAACCATTACGCCGTTGTCTGCAGGATGTCCCGGGTCAGGCAGCCATATATCGAGATGTTGACGTTATAG
- a CDS encoding UvrD-helicase domain-containing protein, with translation MPDRKPDKTCSRWLEGLNPDQARAVTSPSARLLIQAGAGSGKTTVIVRRILHLVDCLGVPPSSILAITFTRNAAREMARRLAGSPAPENALRREPLGSVQVRTFHSLCYVLLKRHWRLVSERPLVLVTDSAPSGEAQDGGEAPTTKSGLLLETVRRCFDLPRYRVAFKRYLWSWLLSADESDPHGGLSDPRQAAIATTGGVTVRSWAERDIANWLTRHGIKFVYSEIAPWSAPAFSPDFHLPELDCYLEIWEHAQADAPARQERLAQYRIREKRLIQVEREELFDFAALEARLAESLPECFPDGSPSGGPSDLDDLLSEEAGYPEAVGSFMAQAEEVLDRMKNHSIPVETVAERARNEKDRRTRVFFSLFLPLYERYQALLTERGALDFNDLILKTVALLRTNPALRERLRRRWPHVLVDEYQDVNTPQVDLLRELVGPGSSLTAVGDDWQSIYGFRGSDVTHIRSFGQDFPGAATVTLRLNYRSGKSIVDFAAWSIRRSRRYTDKPLHALNRDVQPVVLHRGVRLSEDGVAWVVETAQELIECCGYAPEDILVLYRRSSSFRVLGAALRQRGLKLRHLTIHAAKGLEAPVVFLWGVVGGRGGFPSVWDDGRIVRLLLPRDYQSRLDEEKRVFYVALTRARERLFIVTERRNLSEFLDKTPESFFLDSAVFQAETPKKPGEYFCAACGSRLEGSWMFCPYCYHGLQSGPQGGRG, from the coding sequence GTGCCGGACAGAAAACCAGACAAAACCTGCTCGCGCTGGCTGGAGGGCCTCAACCCCGACCAGGCGCGCGCCGTGACCAGCCCCTCCGCGCGCCTTCTGATCCAGGCCGGGGCGGGAAGCGGCAAAACGACTGTTATCGTGCGCCGTATCCTGCACCTGGTGGACTGTCTGGGCGTGCCGCCCTCCTCGATCCTGGCCATCACTTTCACCCGCAACGCCGCCCGCGAGATGGCCCGCCGTCTGGCCGGCTCCCCGGCCCCGGAGAACGCCCTGCGCCGCGAGCCGCTCGGCAGCGTGCAGGTGCGCACGTTCCACTCCCTGTGCTATGTGCTGCTCAAGCGCCACTGGCGGCTTGTCTCCGAGCGGCCTCTGGTTCTGGTGACAGACAGCGCACCCAGCGGAGAGGCCCAGGACGGGGGCGAGGCCCCCACCACCAAGAGCGGCCTTCTGCTGGAGACGGTGCGGCGCTGTTTCGACCTTCCGCGCTACCGGGTGGCATTCAAGCGCTATCTCTGGAGCTGGCTCCTCAGTGCGGATGAGTCGGACCCGCACGGCGGCCTGTCCGACCCGCGCCAGGCCGCGATCGCCACGACTGGCGGCGTGACCGTGCGCTCTTGGGCCGAGCGGGATATCGCCAACTGGCTGACCAGGCACGGGATCAAGTTTGTCTATTCGGAAATCGCCCCTTGGAGCGCGCCCGCGTTCAGCCCGGATTTCCACCTGCCGGAACTCGACTGCTACCTGGAGATTTGGGAGCACGCTCAGGCTGATGCCCCGGCCCGCCAGGAGCGCCTGGCCCAGTACCGCATACGGGAGAAGCGCCTGATCCAGGTGGAGCGCGAGGAGCTGTTCGATTTCGCGGCCCTGGAGGCGCGCCTGGCCGAGTCGCTGCCCGAGTGTTTCCCGGACGGCTCTCCCTCTGGCGGCCCCTCCGACCTGGATGACCTTCTGAGCGAGGAGGCCGGCTATCCGGAGGCGGTGGGGAGTTTCATGGCCCAGGCCGAGGAGGTCTTGGACCGGATGAAGAACCACTCGATCCCGGTCGAGACCGTGGCCGAGCGGGCCAGGAATGAGAAAGACCGCCGCACGCGGGTGTTTTTCAGCCTCTTCCTGCCCCTGTACGAGCGCTACCAGGCCCTGCTGACCGAGCGCGGGGCGCTGGATTTCAACGACCTGATCCTGAAGACTGTGGCCCTGCTGCGCACCAATCCCGCCCTGCGCGAGCGCTTGCGCCGGCGCTGGCCCCATGTGCTGGTGGATGAGTACCAGGATGTCAACACACCCCAGGTGGACCTTCTGCGCGAGCTGGTCGGCCCCGGGAGCAGCCTGACCGCGGTGGGAGATGACTGGCAGAGCATCTACGGGTTCCGCGGCTCGGATGTGACCCATATCCGGAGCTTCGGCCAGGATTTCCCCGGGGCCGCCACAGTCACCCTGCGGCTCAACTACCGCAGCGGCAAGTCGATCGTGGATTTCGCCGCCTGGTCGATCCGCCGCAGCCGCCGGTACACCGATAAGCCGCTGCACGCCCTGAACCGCGACGTTCAGCCGGTGGTGCTCCACCGCGGCGTGCGTCTGAGTGAGGACGGTGTTGCCTGGGTGGTTGAGACCGCACAGGAGCTTATCGAGTGTTGCGGCTACGCGCCCGAGGACATCCTGGTGCTCTACCGCCGCAGTTCCAGTTTTCGTGTCCTGGGCGCGGCGCTCAGGCAGAGAGGCCTGAAGCTGCGCCACCTGACAATCCACGCGGCCAAGGGTCTGGAGGCCCCGGTGGTGTTCCTCTGGGGCGTGGTGGGAGGACGGGGCGGGTTCCCGAGCGTGTGGGATGACGGACGGATCGTGAGGCTGTTGCTTCCGCGCGACTACCAGAGCCGTCTGGATGAGGAGAAGCGGGTGTTTTACGTGGCCCTGACCCGCGCCCGTGAGCGGCTCTTTATCGTGACCGAGCGGCGCAACCTGTCCGAGTTCCTGGACAAGACCCCGGAGAGTTTTTTCCTGGACAGCGCGGTATTCCAGGCCGAGACACCCAAGAAACCGGGTGAGTATTTCTGCGCGGCCTGCGGGTCGCGCCTGGAGGGGAGCTGGATGTTCTGCCCCTACTGCTATCACGGTCTGCAGAGCGGGCCGCAGGGCGGTAGAGGCTGA
- a CDS encoding APC family permease gives MPDTPAESPAQLRRVLTLGDLVIYGIILIQPCAAMPLFGFANQESAGHAVTVILLAMVATLMTAISYGRMANLYPSAGSAYTYVGRGLHPYLGFVAGQAIFVDYLVVPIICTIYCGSAANELVRFIPVQVWFVLFAVSFIWLNLRGIKTTSRFSWALMIVMSLVVFWFMGAAVQHMFALGGAAALFSTAPFFHADTFNWSVIGRGTSLAALTYIGFDGLTTLSEEVENPRRNVMLATVLTCVITGVWSGAQIYLAQLAVPWGGWEGFLQSIQVTAGITDLNETLNRAMFGVAGIVGGSPLRFALTVVLLVASVGSGVTGLAGCVRVMYGMGRDRMLPQKFFAHLSPRFAVPSWNILLIGAITLIAAFPLDYGQCAFLINFGALLAFALVNLASIRVYYFKSGNYGLGSFLKNFLPPAVGVVGCMLVWLSLPARTFIIGGSWLGLGLVYYAVRTRMFTRRIEVRDVF, from the coding sequence ATGCCGGACACCCCTGCCGAATCCCCGGCCCAGCTCCGCCGCGTCCTCACCCTGGGTGACCTCGTTATCTACGGCATCATCCTGATCCAGCCCTGCGCCGCCATGCCCCTGTTCGGCTTCGCCAACCAGGAATCGGCCGGCCACGCCGTCACCGTGATCCTTCTGGCCATGGTCGCCACCCTGATGACCGCGATCAGCTACGGCCGCATGGCCAACCTCTACCCCTCGGCCGGAAGCGCCTATACGTACGTGGGACGCGGGCTTCACCCCTACCTGGGCTTTGTCGCGGGCCAGGCGATTTTCGTGGATTACCTGGTGGTGCCCATAATCTGCACGATCTACTGCGGCAGCGCGGCCAACGAGCTGGTCCGGTTCATCCCGGTGCAGGTCTGGTTCGTGCTGTTCGCAGTCAGCTTCATCTGGCTCAACCTGCGCGGGATCAAGACCACCAGCCGTTTCAGCTGGGCCCTGATGATAGTGATGAGCCTGGTGGTGTTCTGGTTCATGGGCGCGGCGGTTCAGCACATGTTCGCCCTGGGGGGCGCGGCGGCCCTGTTCAGCACGGCGCCGTTCTTCCACGCCGACACGTTCAACTGGAGCGTGATCGGCCGGGGCACCTCGCTGGCCGCGCTGACCTACATCGGGTTCGACGGCCTGACCACGCTGAGCGAGGAGGTGGAGAACCCGCGGCGCAACGTGATGCTGGCAACTGTGCTGACCTGCGTGATCACCGGTGTCTGGAGCGGGGCGCAGATCTACCTGGCCCAGTTGGCCGTGCCCTGGGGCGGCTGGGAGGGTTTCCTGCAGAGCATCCAGGTCACGGCCGGGATCACCGACCTGAACGAGACCCTCAACCGCGCGATGTTCGGCGTGGCGGGTATCGTTGGCGGCAGCCCCCTGCGATTCGCCCTGACCGTGGTCCTGCTCGTGGCCAGTGTGGGCAGCGGGGTGACCGGCCTGGCCGGCTGTGTGCGCGTGATGTACGGCATGGGCCGCGACCGCATGCTGCCGCAGAAATTCTTCGCCCACCTCAGCCCGCGTTTCGCCGTGCCCTCCTGGAACATCCTGCTGATCGGGGCAATCACCCTGATCGCGGCGTTCCCCCTGGACTACGGCCAGTGCGCGTTCCTGATCAATTTCGGCGCCCTGCTGGCCTTCGCCCTGGTCAACCTGGCCTCGATCCGGGTGTACTATTTCAAGAGCGGCAATTACGGGCTGGGTTCGTTTCTGAAGAATTTCCTGCCCCCGGCCGTGGGCGTAGTCGGCTGCATGCTGGTCTGGCTGAGCCTTCCCGCCCGCACGTTCATAATCGGCGGAAGCTGGCTGGGCCTGGGCCTGGTCTACTACGCGGTGCGCACACGCATGTTCACGCGCAGGATCGAGGTGCGCGACGTGTTCTGA
- a CDS encoding transposase, with the protein MPDDTPRQRKNIRLRDYDYSSPGAYMVTVCAEIRLSVFGALKNGTVDLSEIGRIIEKHWLDLPAHFTGVGLDAWVIMPDHLHGILLFELDGPGEAGLAPTTAPGRGKLPELGDVVGSFKAAVTREMRKSGISPGSLWQRGYYEHVIRNQTDLELAREYIALNPLRKETLNGPFTGPG; encoded by the coding sequence ATGCCTGACGACACCCCCAGACAGAGGAAAAACATCCGCCTGCGGGATTATGATTATTCCTCCCCGGGCGCGTACATGGTCACGGTCTGTGCAGAAATACGGCTGTCGGTTTTCGGTGCGCTGAAAAACGGGACTGTTGATCTTTCCGAAATCGGAAGGATTATTGAAAAACACTGGTTGGACCTCCCGGCGCATTTTACCGGAGTCGGGTTGGATGCCTGGGTTATCATGCCGGACCACCTGCACGGCATTCTGCTATTTGAATTGGATGGTCCGGGCGAGGCAGGCCTCGCCCCTACGACAGCGCCGGGCAGGGGAAAATTACCGGAACTCGGGGATGTTGTAGGCTCTTTCAAGGCCGCCGTTACCAGAGAGATGCGTAAATCCGGCATTTCACCGGGGTCTCTCTGGCAGCGGGGTTATTACGAGCACGTCATCCGTAACCAAACCGATCTGGAACTGGCGCGAGAGTACATAGCTCTGAACCCGCTACGGAAGGAGACGCTGAATGGTCCTTTCACCGGGCCGGGATGA
- the gndA gene encoding NADP-dependent phosphogluconate dehydrogenase translates to MAKAQIGLIGLAVMGENLVLNIERNGYRVAVFNRTAARTEAFAAGGAKGKNIVPTYSMKEFVEALERPRRVIIMVKAGAPVDGMIDELKKHLDKGDIIIDGGNSHFPDTERRSTQLAAEGYLFIGTGVSGGELGALWGPSIMPGGPKEAYDLIAPVLEKMSAKVNGEPCVSYIGPRGAGHYVKMVHNGIEYGDMQLISESYDILRRVLKLDAKKLHEIFAEWNRGELSSYLIEITADIFAKTDPDTGKALVDVILDKAGQKGTGKWTSQSALDLGAPTPTINSAVEGRILSAYKDERVAASKVLSGPKVNYTGDPAKLIDAVRKALYASKICSYAQGMALLRAASAEYGYNLDFKECARIWRGGCIIRARFLDLITDAFKKNPALPNLLLDDFFRKEVESRQEAWRFVVKTAVENGIPALAISGSLAYYDAYRSESLPANLIQAQRDYFGAHTYERTDKPGWFHTEWPEK, encoded by the coding sequence ATGGCAAAAGCACAGATCGGCTTGATCGGCCTGGCGGTGATGGGCGAGAACCTGGTGCTCAACATCGAGCGCAACGGCTACCGCGTGGCGGTGTTCAACCGCACCGCGGCCCGCACCGAGGCTTTCGCCGCAGGCGGGGCCAAGGGCAAGAACATCGTCCCCACCTACTCGATGAAAGAGTTCGTCGAGGCCCTGGAGCGCCCGCGCCGCGTGATTATCATGGTCAAGGCCGGCGCGCCGGTGGATGGGATGATCGACGAGTTGAAGAAGCACCTTGACAAGGGCGACATCATCATCGACGGCGGCAACAGCCATTTCCCGGACACCGAGCGCCGCAGCACGCAGCTTGCCGCCGAGGGCTACCTGTTCATCGGCACCGGCGTCTCCGGCGGCGAGCTGGGCGCGCTCTGGGGCCCCTCGATCATGCCCGGCGGCCCCAAGGAGGCCTACGACCTGATCGCCCCGGTGCTGGAGAAAATGAGCGCCAAGGTGAACGGCGAGCCCTGCGTGAGCTACATCGGCCCGCGCGGCGCCGGCCACTACGTGAAGATGGTGCACAACGGCATCGAGTACGGCGACATGCAGCTTATCAGCGAGAGCTACGATATCCTGCGCCGGGTGCTCAAGCTGGACGCGAAGAAACTGCACGAGATTTTTGCCGAGTGGAACCGTGGCGAGCTGTCCAGCTACCTGATCGAGATCACGGCCGACATTTTCGCCAAGACCGACCCCGACACCGGCAAGGCCCTGGTGGATGTGATCCTGGACAAGGCCGGCCAGAAAGGCACCGGCAAGTGGACCAGCCAGAGCGCGCTGGACCTGGGCGCCCCCACCCCGACCATCAACTCCGCGGTCGAGGGACGAATCCTCAGCGCCTACAAGGATGAGCGCGTGGCGGCTTCGAAAGTCCTGAGCGGCCCCAAGGTGAACTACACCGGCGACCCGGCCAAGCTGATCGACGCGGTGCGCAAGGCTCTCTACGCCAGCAAGATCTGCTCCTACGCCCAGGGCATGGCTTTGCTCCGCGCGGCCAGCGCCGAGTACGGCTACAACCTGGATTTCAAGGAATGCGCCCGCATCTGGCGCGGCGGCTGCATTATCCGCGCCCGGTTCCTGGACCTGATCACGGACGCGTTCAAGAAGAACCCGGCTCTGCCCAACCTTCTGCTGGACGATTTCTTCCGCAAGGAAGTGGAGTCGCGCCAGGAGGCCTGGCGTTTCGTGGTCAAGACCGCGGTGGAGAACGGCATCCCGGCCCTGGCGATAAGCGGCTCGCTGGCCTATTACGACGCCTACCGCAGCGAGAGCCTTCCCGCCAACCTGATCCAGGCCCAGCGCGACTATTTCGGGGCGCACACCTACGAGCGCACCGACAAGCCGGGCTGGTTCCACACCGAGTGGCCGGAGAAGTAA
- the pdxB gene encoding 4-phosphoerythronate dehydrogenase PdxB — translation MRIVADENMPFAREAFSTLGEVTLAPGRKMTAEAVSRADCLAVRSVTKVNRELLESSPVKFVGTATIGTDHVDMGWLASAGIGFASAPGCNAVSVGEYVTAALFVLSGELGFRLHGKKLGVVGVGNVGGRVAARAAALGLEVVLNDPPLAEKTGDRRYRPLEEIYDCDIITFHVPLEKGGMHPTLHLLDSAFLARLKPGVVILNTSRGPVADNAALEAALDSGQVAAAVLDVWEGEPQVRLSLLEKVVIGSPHIAGYSFDGKARGTSMIYQAACRHFGRAPSWDAAPLLPPPHVARIRVEGEVEHPEQAVGVAVLAAYPILEDDARMRELLKLGSDAERAAYFDRMRKEYWVRREFEAFTVELDPSLAAASGTLEKLGFRVEISA, via the coding sequence ATGCGAATCGTCGCCGATGAGAACATGCCGTTCGCCCGCGAGGCTTTCTCCACGCTGGGAGAGGTAACGCTGGCCCCGGGACGCAAGATGACAGCCGAGGCAGTGAGCCGGGCCGACTGCCTGGCCGTGCGCTCGGTGACCAAGGTGAACCGCGAGCTGCTTGAGAGCAGCCCGGTCAAGTTCGTGGGCACGGCCACTATCGGGACCGATCATGTGGACATGGGCTGGCTGGCCTCGGCCGGGATCGGGTTCGCCAGCGCGCCCGGCTGCAACGCGGTGTCCGTGGGCGAGTATGTCACCGCCGCGCTGTTTGTCCTGTCTGGCGAGCTGGGCTTCCGCCTGCACGGCAAGAAACTGGGCGTGGTGGGAGTGGGCAACGTGGGCGGGCGGGTGGCGGCCCGGGCCGCGGCGCTGGGCCTGGAGGTGGTGCTGAACGACCCGCCCCTGGCCGAGAAAACAGGGGACCGCCGCTACCGTCCGCTGGAGGAAATCTACGACTGCGATATAATCACGTTCCACGTGCCGCTGGAAAAGGGCGGGATGCACCCGACCTTACACCTTCTGGACAGCGCGTTCCTGGCGCGGCTCAAGCCCGGGGTGGTGATCCTCAACACCTCCCGTGGCCCCGTGGCCGACAACGCCGCCCTGGAGGCGGCACTGGACAGCGGGCAGGTGGCCGCCGCCGTGCTGGATGTCTGGGAGGGCGAGCCGCAGGTGCGCCTCTCGCTGCTGGAAAAAGTGGTGATCGGCTCACCGCACATCGCCGGGTACTCGTTCGATGGCAAGGCGCGGGGCACGAGCATGATCTACCAGGCCGCCTGCCGCCATTTCGGGCGCGCGCCCTCCTGGGACGCCGCCCCGCTTCTGCCGCCGCCGCACGTGGCGCGTATCCGGGTGGAGGGTGAGGTGGAGCACCCCGAGCAAGCCGTGGGCGTGGCCGTGCTGGCCGCCTACCCGATCCTGGAGGATGACGCCCGCATGCGCGAGCTGCTGAAGCTGGGAAGCGACGCGGAGAGGGCCGCGTATTTCGACCGCATGCGCAAGGAATACTGGGTGCGGCGCGAGTTCGAGGCTTTCACCGTGGAGCTCGACCCATCCCTGGCCGCGGCCTCTGGCACGCTCGAAAAGCTGGGCTTCCGGGTGGAAATCTCGGCCTGA
- a CDS encoding Nramp family divalent metal transporter — translation MEESAKKENGGLKIPPRGITILALVGPGLVWAGEYIGSGEVILCTRLGALLGTAILWAPMMAIFLKYVIGLSGARYTVVTGEGMMDMFGRVPGPGKWAVWLVLIGQFAAGAVSMSGLSVAAAAFIGALTPVNHTIVAWAVALFCVAVVWSGKFDPVKWVTSILVLVMVSGVLYVAWNVTTGLGEVLRGLFGFSLPSIPQWALESGALGSSNVWAEMLPVLGWAAGGFASQVWYSYWVLESGYGMAEHGGFGVPADEEKLASMDLETAKRVKGWCHVVYADATTALIVGSLVTSCFMLAGAGVLGKLHIAPNGAQVAIQLSELFGSFWGRTGAVLFLLAGVAAMVSTNVCQYAGWPRLMSDCLRIIFPPLLRKVPQKLIFRAFVTVFFFTNMVIINTFGVEPLLLVRLGAVLDGLLLCPVQALIVALALYWIAPRMLSAEARRVLRPGWFFLAGLLVSALVFGYFALVKIPTLL, via the coding sequence ATGGAGGAAAGCGCGAAAAAAGAGAACGGCGGCCTGAAAATACCTCCGCGGGGGATTACTATCCTGGCGCTGGTGGGGCCGGGCCTGGTCTGGGCGGGAGAGTACATCGGCTCGGGCGAGGTGATCCTCTGCACCCGGTTGGGCGCGCTGCTGGGCACGGCGATCCTCTGGGCCCCGATGATGGCGATCTTCCTCAAGTACGTGATCGGCCTGTCCGGGGCGCGCTATACAGTCGTGACCGGCGAGGGGATGATGGACATGTTCGGCCGGGTGCCGGGACCGGGCAAGTGGGCGGTCTGGCTGGTGCTGATCGGCCAGTTCGCCGCCGGGGCGGTCTCGATGAGCGGGCTTAGCGTGGCCGCTGCGGCTTTCATCGGCGCGCTGACCCCGGTGAACCATACGATAGTCGCCTGGGCCGTGGCCTTGTTCTGCGTGGCCGTGGTCTGGTCCGGCAAATTCGACCCGGTCAAGTGGGTCACCTCGATCCTGGTGCTGGTCATGGTCTCGGGCGTGCTGTACGTGGCCTGGAACGTCACTACGGGACTGGGCGAGGTGCTCCGGGGCCTGTTCGGGTTCAGCCTGCCGTCCATACCGCAGTGGGCGTTGGAGAGCGGCGCCCTGGGCAGCTCGAATGTCTGGGCCGAGATGCTTCCCGTGTTGGGCTGGGCCGCGGGCGGGTTTGCCAGCCAGGTCTGGTACTCCTACTGGGTGCTGGAGAGCGGTTACGGCATGGCCGAGCACGGCGGGTTCGGAGTCCCGGCGGATGAGGAGAAACTGGCCTCGATGGACCTCGAAACGGCCAAGCGGGTCAAGGGCTGGTGCCACGTGGTCTACGCGGATGCCACCACGGCGCTGATCGTGGGCAGCCTGGTGACAAGCTGTTTCATGCTGGCCGGGGCGGGAGTGCTGGGCAAGCTGCATATCGCCCCCAACGGCGCCCAGGTGGCGATCCAGCTCAGCGAGCTGTTCGGCTCGTTCTGGGGCCGCACCGGGGCCGTGTTGTTCCTTCTGGCCGGAGTGGCGGCCATGGTGAGCACCAATGTCTGCCAGTATGCCGGCTGGCCGCGCCTGATGAGCGACTGTCTGCGGATAATTTTCCCGCCGCTCCTGCGTAAAGTGCCCCAGAAACTAATTTTCCGCGCCTTCGTGACCGTGTTCTTTTTCACCAACATGGTGATAATCAACACGTTCGGGGTGGAGCCGCTGCTGCTGGTCCGGCTGGGCGCGGTGCTGGACGGCCTGTTGCTCTGCCCGGTCCAGGCGCTGATCGTGGCGTTGGCCCTGTACTGGATCGCCCCGCGGATGTTGAGCGCGGAAGCCCGCCGGGTGCTTCGTCCGGGCTGGTTCTTCCTGGCCGGGCTGCTGGTCTCGGCCCTTGTGTTCGGCTATTTCGCACTGGTGAAAATACCGACCCTGCTGTAG
- a CDS encoding phosphoenolpyruvate carboxykinase, which translates to MQISSGKNLVLYGKQAVIKTRGKVCSSPRELLSSDIFEVIVRDFLTHLHHHDTVLWHDLFGSQPFERAAVRIIGLMRALAATSLDDLARILPFAKRLLKHRAQLDDFVQQLYNYWRNKERYLICLSEEGPWSFDNRPYRTFNSTVEQLTHVVRATYRDVAENVTNDHPRVYRQVQAGCQAGAIAVTKSLPLPDGPYAVLHEIPLCRQVWLDPPIIIDPPINKRTGEFARVAVNPLEGMELNPEEWLCYPAQVGEVLIFIYFHHSFINLGLSLSNLFELAEDSSLERAPDAIYLFGAPAGHMNRFGSLPTVFYEDSANNLLVGAVPGEDRFGYFGYLKKMALTLHNVAMMKRGRIPFHGAMCRILLKNGDYANILLIGDTATGKSETLEALRGLGGDRVQSIKVVADDMGSIEVDGDSGALRGYGTEIGAFVRLDDLQAGYAFGQIDRAILMSPQKTNARVVLPITSLAEVCHGYPIHFLMYANNYEAVDRNHPVLSEFNSMQEALEVFSAGAAMTKGTTTSTGMVGNYFANIFGPVQYRSLHEPLAERIFRAAFEGGVWVGQMRTRLAVPGYEAKGPEAAAAELLRLIQRRARARREGKKA; encoded by the coding sequence ATGCAGATTTCAAGCGGAAAAAACCTGGTCCTCTACGGCAAGCAGGCCGTGATAAAGACACGGGGCAAGGTCTGTTCCAGCCCGCGCGAGCTTCTGAGCAGCGACATTTTCGAGGTGATTGTGCGCGATTTCCTCACTCACCTGCACCATCACGACACGGTCCTCTGGCACGACCTGTTCGGCAGCCAGCCGTTCGAGCGCGCCGCGGTCCGGATCATCGGCCTCATGCGCGCCCTGGCCGCCACCTCGCTGGATGACCTGGCCCGCATCCTGCCATTTGCCAAACGCCTGCTCAAACACCGTGCCCAGCTGGATGATTTCGTCCAGCAGCTCTACAACTACTGGCGCAACAAGGAGCGCTACCTGATCTGCCTGAGCGAGGAGGGGCCCTGGTCGTTCGACAACCGTCCCTACCGCACGTTCAATAGCACGGTGGAGCAGCTCACTCATGTTGTTCGCGCCACCTACCGCGATGTGGCCGAGAACGTGACCAACGACCACCCGCGGGTCTACCGTCAGGTGCAGGCCGGCTGCCAGGCCGGGGCGATCGCGGTCACCAAGAGCCTGCCGCTGCCGGATGGCCCCTACGCCGTGCTGCACGAAATTCCGCTCTGCCGCCAGGTCTGGCTCGATCCGCCCATCATCATCGACCCGCCGATCAACAAGCGCACCGGCGAGTTCGCGCGGGTGGCGGTCAACCCGCTGGAGGGCATGGAGCTGAACCCGGAGGAGTGGCTCTGCTACCCGGCCCAGGTGGGCGAGGTGCTGATCTTCATCTATTTCCACCACAGCTTCATCAACCTGGGCCTGTCGCTGAGCAACCTGTTCGAGCTGGCGGAGGACAGCTCGCTCGAACGCGCCCCGGACGCGATCTACCTTTTCGGCGCTCCGGCCGGCCACATGAACCGTTTCGGCAGTCTTCCCACGGTGTTCTACGAGGACAGCGCCAACAATCTGCTCGTGGGCGCGGTGCCGGGCGAGGACCGGTTCGGATATTTCGGCTACCTGAAAAAGATGGCCCTGACCCTGCACAACGTGGCGATGATGAAACGCGGGCGCATACCGTTCCACGGGGCGATGTGCCGTATCCTGCTCAAGAACGGCGACTACGCGAATATCCTTCTGATCGGGGACACAGCCACCGGCAAGAGCGAGACCCTCGAGGCCCTGCGCGGCCTGGGCGGCGACCGGGTCCAGTCGATCAAGGTGGTGGCGGATGACATGGGCTCGATCGAGGTGGACGGTGACAGCGGCGCTCTGCGCGGCTACGGCACCGAGATCGGGGCTTTCGTGCGCCTGGATGACCTCCAGGCCGGCTACGCTTTCGGCCAGATCGACCGCGCGATCCTGATGAGCCCGCAGAAAACCAACGCCCGCGTGGTGCTGCCGATCACCTCGCTGGCCGAGGTCTGCCACGGCTACCCGATACATTTCCTGATGTACGCCAACAACTACGAGGCCGTGGACCGGAACCACCCCGTGCTGAGCGAGTTCAATTCGATGCAGGAAGCCCTGGAGGTGTTCAGCGCCGGGGCGGCCATGACCAAGGGCACCACCACCAGCACCGGCATGGTGGGCAACTACTTCGCCAACATCTTCGGCCCGGTGCAGTACCGCTCCCTGCACGAGCCGCTGGCCGAGCGGATTTTCCGGGCCGCGTTCGAGGGCGGGGTCTGGGTGGGGCAGATGCGCACCCGGCTGGCAGTGCCGGGCTACGAGGCCAAGGGCCCCGAGGCCGCGGCCGCCGAGCTGCTGCGCCTGATCCAGCGCCGCGCCCGCGCCCGCCGCGAGGGCAAAAAGGCGTAA